The following proteins come from a genomic window of Polaribacter dokdonensis:
- a CDS encoding TonB-dependent receptor family protein encodes MKKVAVLILSFITLIISAQEKKEVAKTLDSIQQLDEVIISTTAIFGNKYVAKNRTGSAYYLSPKELQKFSFTDVNRALRTVPGVSIYEEDGFGLRPNISLRGTSPERSSKITIMEDGILIAPAPYSASSAYYFPTIARMEAVEVLKGSSQVQYGPFTTGGAINMISSQIPTEFGGKIRASYGSFNSQQLHAKVGGGNATFGYMVEYLNYGSDGFKTLPSGKDTGFDKNDIVAKFSVNLFPNSKVKQSLEFKFQYSDEVGNETYLGLTEADFNANPFSRYASSNEDKMTTDHTQYAITHKADFSKNVRLTTTAYRNNFARNWYKLNDVTFNGDKQSIANVLEDPNTLSDHFAIVNGSVNSGADAIGVKANNRAYYSQGIQSKLDYHWYNGDAFHDIEFGVRFHYDEEDRFQWVDQYSISNTGNLALTTAGVPGTDANRISSANAFASFITYRLKYKNWTFTPGLRYENISLQREDFGKSDVDRTGVNLATRENNVDVLIPGIGTNYKFSNDFSIFGGVHKGFSPPGNQDGQEPEESINYELGTRFNFLGISGEVVGFFNDYSNLLGSDLAATGGTGSLDQFNAGEVNVNGLELLVNYNFAKENATLSLPLSFGYTYTNTEFQNSFGSSNDLWGTVTVGDELPYIPKHQFNVGFSLEHSKFELNFNGRFNGEFRTLAGSGAIADNERVDSNFIVDVSGKYYVTKNLNVTANIINLLDETYAVSRVPAGLRPGHPFGAFAGLEFRF; translated from the coding sequence ATGAAGAAGGTAGCAGTATTAATTTTATCATTTATCACTTTAATAATAAGCGCTCAAGAGAAAAAGGAAGTCGCAAAAACTTTAGATTCTATACAACAATTAGACGAAGTTATCATTTCTACAACAGCAATTTTTGGAAACAAATATGTTGCAAAAAACAGAACAGGTTCTGCTTACTATTTATCTCCTAAAGAATTACAAAAATTTAGTTTTACAGATGTTAATAGAGCTTTAAGAACTGTGCCTGGTGTTTCTATATATGAAGAAGATGGTTTTGGTTTACGACCAAATATAAGTTTAAGAGGTACATCTCCAGAAAGAAGTTCTAAAATTACAATTATGGAAGATGGTATACTAATAGCACCTGCACCTTATAGTGCATCATCTGCTTATTATTTTCCAACTATTGCAAGAATGGAAGCTGTAGAAGTATTAAAAGGAAGTAGCCAAGTGCAATATGGACCATTTACTACAGGTGGTGCAATAAATATGATATCTTCTCAAATTCCGACAGAGTTTGGTGGTAAAATTAGAGCTAGTTATGGTAGTTTTAATTCGCAACAATTACATGCCAAAGTTGGTGGTGGTAATGCTACTTTTGGATATATGGTAGAGTATCTAAATTATGGTTCTGATGGATTTAAAACCTTACCAAGTGGAAAAGATACTGGCTTTGATAAGAATGATATTGTTGCTAAGTTTTCGGTAAACTTATTTCCAAATTCAAAAGTAAAGCAATCATTAGAGTTTAAATTTCAATATTCAGATGAAGTAGGTAATGAAACTTATTTAGGCTTAACAGAAGCAGATTTTAATGCAAATCCGTTTTCTAGATATGCTTCTTCTAATGAAGATAAAATGACTACAGACCATACTCAATATGCTATAACACACAAAGCTGATTTTTCTAAAAATGTACGTTTAACAACTACAGCTTATAGAAACAATTTTGCTAGAAATTGGTATAAGTTAAATGATGTTACTTTTAATGGTGATAAACAATCTATTGCTAATGTATTAGAAGACCCTAACACGTTATCAGATCATTTTGCTATTGTGAATGGAAGTGTAAATTCTGGTGCTGATGCCATTGGTGTTAAAGCAAATAATAGAGCTTACTACTCACAAGGTATACAATCTAAATTAGATTATCATTGGTATAATGGAGACGCTTTTCATGATATAGAATTTGGTGTTCGTTTTCATTATGATGAAGAAGACCGTTTTCAATGGGTAGATCAATATAGTATAAGCAATACAGGTAATTTAGCATTAACTACTGCTGGTGTTCCTGGTACAGATGCTAATAGAATTTCTAGTGCCAATGCATTTGCTTCTTTTATTACTTACAGATTAAAGTATAAAAACTGGACATTTACACCTGGTTTACGTTATGAAAACATTTCTTTACAAAGAGAGGATTTTGGTAAGAGTGATGTAGATAGAACTGGAGTTAATTTAGCCACAAGAGAAAATAATGTTGATGTACTAATCCCTGGAATAGGAACAAACTATAAATTTAGTAACGACTTTTCTATCTTTGGAGGTGTTCATAAAGGATTTTCACCTCCAGGAAATCAAGATGGTCAAGAACCAGAAGAGAGTATTAACTATGAATTAGGAACACGTTTTAACTTCTTAGGTATTTCTGGTGAAGTAGTTGGTTTCTTTAACGATTATTCTAACTTATTAGGAAGCGATTTAGCAGCAACTGGTGGTACAGGTTCATTAGATCAATTTAATGCTGGTGAAGTAAATGTAAATGGTTTAGAATTGTTAGTAAACTATAATTTTGCAAAAGAAAATGCAACGCTTTCATTACCATTATCATTTGGTTATACTTATACAAACACAGAATTTCAAAATAGTTTTGGTAGTTCTAACGATTTATGGGGTACAGTAACTGTAGGTGATGAATTACCATACATACCAAAACACCAATTTAATGTTGGTTTCTCTTTAGAGCATTCTAAATTTGAACTTAATTTTAATGGTCGTTTTAATGGTGAATTTAGAACCTTGGCAGGTTCTGGAGCAATTGCTGATAATGAACGTGTAGACTCTAATTTTATAGTTGATGTCTCTGGTAAATATTATGTTACAAAAAACTTAAATGTTACAGCAAATATCATTAATTTATTAGATGAAACTTACGCTGTTTCTAGAGTACCTGCTGGCTTAAGACCTGGGCATCCTTTTGGAGCTTTTGCAGGTTTAGAATTTAGATTCTAA
- the guaB gene encoding IMP dehydrogenase, whose amino-acid sequence MIAHENKILGEGLTYDDVLLVPAFSEVLPREVSIQTKFTRNITINVPIVSAAMDTVTESSLAIAIAREGGIGVLHKNMTTDQQAQEVRRVKRAESGMILDPVTLQMDATVIDAKLSMKEHSIGGIPIVDKEGILKGIVTNRDLRFEHKNKRPIVEVMTSENLVTADVGTSLKDAEKILQNYKIEKLLIVDADYKLKGLITFRDITKVTQKPIANKDSFGRLRVAAALGVTADAVERASALVKAGVDAVIIDTAHGHTAGVVKVLKAVKEKFPDLDVVVGNIATAEAAKYLVDAGADAVKVGIGPGSICTTRVVAGVGFPQFSAVLEVANAIKGSGVPVIADGGIRYTGDIPKAIAAGADCVMLGSLLAGTKESPGETIIYEGRKFKSYRGMGSVEAMKQGSKDRYFQDVEDDIKKLVPEGIVGRVPYKGELYESIHQFIGGLRAGMGYCGSKDIETLKETGRFVRITASGINESHPHDVAITKEAPNYSRR is encoded by the coding sequence ATGATCGCACACGAAAACAAAATTTTAGGAGAAGGTCTTACTTATGATGACGTACTTCTAGTTCCAGCATTCTCAGAAGTTCTTCCTAGAGAAGTTAGTATTCAAACAAAATTTACAAGAAACATTACTATTAATGTACCTATAGTTTCTGCAGCTATGGATACTGTTACAGAATCTTCTTTGGCTATCGCAATTGCAAGAGAAGGTGGTATTGGTGTTTTACATAAAAACATGACTACAGACCAACAAGCACAAGAAGTTAGAAGAGTAAAACGTGCAGAAAGTGGTATGATTTTAGACCCAGTAACACTTCAAATGGATGCTACTGTTATAGATGCGAAATTAAGCATGAAAGAACATAGCATTGGTGGTATTCCAATTGTAGATAAAGAGGGTATATTAAAAGGTATTGTAACCAATAGAGATTTACGTTTCGAACATAAAAATAAAAGACCTATTGTAGAAGTAATGACAAGTGAAAACTTGGTTACTGCAGATGTAGGTACCTCATTAAAAGACGCAGAGAAAATTCTACAAAATTATAAAATTGAAAAGCTTTTAATTGTTGATGCAGATTATAAATTAAAAGGTTTAATAACGTTTAGAGATATAACAAAGGTTACACAAAAACCTATAGCAAATAAAGATTCTTTTGGTAGATTAAGAGTAGCTGCAGCCTTAGGTGTTACTGCAGATGCAGTAGAAAGAGCTTCTGCACTTGTTAAAGCAGGGGTAGATGCTGTAATAATAGATACTGCTCATGGTCATACAGCTGGTGTTGTAAAAGTTTTAAAAGCAGTAAAAGAAAAATTTCCAGATTTAGATGTAGTTGTTGGTAATATAGCAACTGCAGAAGCTGCAAAATATTTAGTTGATGCTGGTGCAGATGCAGTAAAAGTAGGAATCGGACCTGGTTCTATTTGTACTACAAGAGTTGTTGCTGGAGTAGGTTTTCCTCAATTCTCGGCAGTATTAGAAGTAGCTAATGCCATAAAAGGTAGTGGCGTTCCTGTTATTGCAGATGGAGGTATACGTTATACAGGTGATATACCTAAAGCAATTGCAGCAGGTGCAGATTGTGTTATGTTAGGATCGCTGCTTGCAGGTACTAAAGAGTCTCCAGGAGAAACCATTATTTACGAAGGAAGAAAATTCAAATCATACAGAGGTATGGGGTCTGTAGAAGCAATGAAACAAGGTTCTAAAGACAGGTACTTTCAAGATGTAGAAGATGATATTAAAAAATTAGTACCAGAAGGTATTGTTGGTAGAGTTCCTTATAAAGGAGAATTATACGAAAGCATACATCAATTTATTGGAGGTTTACGAGCTGGTATGGGGTATTGTGGTTCTAAAGATATAGAAACGTTAAAAGAAACTGGTAGGTTCGTAAGAATTACAGCTAGTGGAATTAATGAGAGTCATCCTCATGATGTAGCCATTACAAAAGAAGCACCAAATTATAGTAGGAGGTAA
- a CDS encoding carboxypeptidase-like regulatory domain-containing protein gives MRKIIFLLSFVFTLNAFSQNDSIQKTILKGQIIHADNNSALSAAHVLNLNTVQGTITNDKGFFELPTRVNDTILVSYLGFSSIKLKITNDLLKGNELEIALYEKPQEIKEVVIKSTKLIGVLEIDVKQVPKDKFTRIHINGLRQTYEVGKPQKRDFSSPLAALFQPVDYLYNLFGKKPKQLKKLQKLKKEDDLRKMLAGKFDREVMMEYLDMDRQELSELLTDCSYSEYFIRKASDLQLIEAVLDCYENYKALKKGKIERDKIPSKKN, from the coding sequence ATGCGAAAAATTATCTTTTTATTGAGTTTTGTATTCACGCTAAATGCATTTTCTCAGAATGACAGTATTCAAAAAACTATTTTAAAAGGTCAGATTATTCATGCTGATAATAATAGTGCCTTAAGTGCTGCTCACGTTTTAAATCTAAACACAGTACAAGGAACCATTACAAATGATAAAGGTTTTTTTGAATTACCTACTAGGGTAAATGATACTATATTGGTCTCTTACTTAGGTTTCTCATCGATAAAATTAAAAATTACCAACGATTTATTAAAAGGGAATGAACTAGAAATTGCGTTGTATGAAAAGCCTCAGGAAATAAAAGAAGTGGTTATAAAATCTACCAAATTAATTGGTGTTTTAGAGATTGATGTAAAGCAAGTGCCTAAAGATAAATTTACTAGAATTCATATTAACGGACTAAGACAAACCTATGAGGTAGGTAAACCTCAAAAAAGAGATTTCTCATCGCCATTAGCAGCGCTCTTTCAACCTGTAGACTATTTGTATAATTTGTTTGGTAAAAAACCAAAGCAACTTAAAAAACTACAAAAACTTAAGAAAGAAGACGATTTACGAAAAATGTTAGCAGGTAAATTTGATAGAGAAGTAATGATGGAATATCTTGATATGGATCGACAAGAATTAAGTGAACTCTTAACGGATTGTAGTTACTCTGAATACTTTATTAGAAAGGCCTCTGACTTGCAATTGATTGAAGCTGTCTTAGATTGTTATGAAAACTATAAGGCCTTAAAAAAGGGTAAGATTGAAAGAGATAAAATACCCTCTAAAAAAAACTAA
- a CDS encoding shikimate kinase, with translation MRIVLLGYMASGKSSIGKRMAKSLNISFIDLDDYIIEKENQSIADIFSTKGEIYFRKIEHLYLKEILENEKNFILSLGGGTPCYANNMELIKNSKATSIYLQGNVTTLVERLIKKKAKRPLIASLSDEQIPEFVAKHLFERRAFYELAEMTFKIDQKKKKEVAKEIEATLLLQ, from the coding sequence ATGAGAATTGTCTTATTAGGTTACATGGCTTCAGGTAAATCTAGTATTGGTAAAAGAATGGCTAAATCTTTAAATATCAGTTTTATAGATTTAGATGACTATATCATTGAGAAAGAAAACCAGAGTATTGCAGATATTTTTAGCACTAAAGGCGAAATTTATTTTCGAAAAATAGAGCATTTATACCTTAAAGAAATTCTTGAAAATGAAAAAAACTTTATACTTTCTTTAGGTGGAGGTACACCATGTTATGCCAATAATATGGAACTCATAAAAAATAGTAAAGCAACCTCTATTTACTTGCAAGGTAATGTAACCACTTTAGTAGAAAGGTTAATTAAAAAGAAAGCGAAAAGACCTTTAATAGCTTCTTTATCTGACGAACAAATACCAGAGTTTGTAGCAAAACATCTTTTTGAAAGAAGAGCATTTTACGAATTGGCGGAAATGACCTTTAAAATAGATCAGAAGAAAAAGAAAGAAGTAGCTAAAGAAATAGAAGCAACACTGTTGTTACAGTAA
- a CDS encoding phosphoribosyltransferase domain-containing protein, protein MTTESNIILDHIQINQKIKRIAYQIYESNSNETEVIIAGIVGNGFIFAEKLVATLQEISSLTITICEVHINKKKPLEAVSTSLDVADYKNKSLVLVDDVLNSGTTLIYGVKHFLDVPLKRFKTAVLVNRNHKKYPVKADFKGVSLSTSIKEHIQVDFSDQEAKAYLL, encoded by the coding sequence ATGACCACTGAAAGCAATATAATTTTAGATCACATTCAGATTAACCAAAAGATAAAGCGAATTGCTTACCAAATTTACGAGAGCAATAGCAATGAAACCGAAGTTATTATAGCTGGTATTGTAGGTAATGGCTTTATATTTGCTGAGAAACTTGTAGCTACTTTACAAGAAATTTCTTCGCTTACCATTACCATTTGCGAAGTACATATTAATAAGAAGAAACCATTAGAAGCTGTATCTACTTCTCTAGATGTTGCTGATTATAAAAACAAATCTTTGGTGTTGGTAGACGATGTCTTAAACTCTGGTACCACTCTTATTTACGGTGTAAAACACTTTTTAGATGTACCTTTAAAACGTTTTAAAACGGCTGTTTTAGTGAATAGAAATCATAAAAAATATCCTGTAAAGGCAGACTTTAAGGGTGTTTCACTTTCTACATCGATTAAAGAACATATACAAGTAGATTTTTCTGACCAAGAAGCTAAAGCCTATTTACTGTAA
- a CDS encoding RNA-binding S4 domain-containing protein, translating to MRIDKYLWCIRLFKTRSLATNACKKGQVKLADANVKPSKEVFGNELIRVRKNQINYQIKVLDLPDSRVGAKLVDLYRKDVTPKEEFQKNELLKYSKDYYRKKGTGRPTKKDRRDIEGYTDNTEEL from the coding sequence ATGAGAATTGATAAATACTTATGGTGTATTAGACTTTTTAAGACAAGAAGTTTAGCCACTAATGCTTGTAAAAAAGGACAAGTAAAGTTGGCAGATGCCAATGTTAAACCTTCTAAAGAGGTGTTTGGTAATGAGCTGATAAGAGTTCGAAAAAATCAAATCAATTATCAAATAAAAGTTTTAGATTTACCTGACAGTAGAGTTGGTGCAAAATTGGTAGATTTATATCGAAAAGATGTAACTCCAAAAGAAGAGTTTCAGAAAAATGAACTTTTAAAATACTCAAAAGACTATTACCGAAAAAAAGGTACTGGTAGGCCAACTAAAAAAGACAGAAGAGATATAGAAGGATATACAGACAATACTGAAGAATTATGA